The Candidatus Gracilibacteria bacterium genome has a window encoding:
- a CDS encoding DUF192 domain-containing protein produces MKKFGIIGVIFCMIFVVSFFLGKNARVCVVKLDNTVWKIEMAITPEEQERGLMYRTKLCDTCGMLFVFDTISPKTFWMKNTMIPLDMYFYDNDGKLVDSVKNMRPERETKETMQYTSRPAQYVVEVNAGSQLFQPESFDPRECL; encoded by the coding sequence ATGAAAAAATTTGGGATTATATGAGTCATTTTTTGCATGATTTTTGTCGTGAGTTTTTTTCTATGAAAAAATGCTAGAGTATGTGTTGTGAAGCTGGATAATACAGTGTGGAAGATTGAAATGGCGATTACGCCAGAAGAACAGGAAAGGGGATTGATGTATCGCACAAAACTCTGTGATACCTGTGGTATGCTCTTCGTGTTTGATACCATATCTCCGAAGACTTTTTGGATGAAAAATACGATGATACCGCTGGATATGTATTTCTATGATAATGATGGAAAACTGGTTGATTCAGTGAAAAATATGCGACCAGAAAGGGAAACAAAAGAAACGATGCAATATACGTCCCGACCTGCTCAATATGTAGTGGAGGTCAATGCGGGGTCTCAACTTTTTCAACCAGAAAGCTTTGATCCGAGAGAGTGTCTGTAG